One Rickettsia akari str. Hartford genomic window, AGAGAATTTATGGTAATGAACTTAGTCGGCGGTATTCCTTTATGGAGTTTTATAGTAAGCAGCCTAACGATTTGTTCAAGTTCTTTAGTTACACGTGATCAAATAATAAAAAAAGTTAGAATTTCTAAGACTTTTTTTCCTGTTGCGGATAGTTTAGGGCAATTATATACTTTAATTTGTTCATTTTCGGCAATGTATTTTGCTTTTATTTTATTATTTCCAGAAAAATTTTCTTGGCAAATAGTATTTATGCCGATATTACTTTTGCCATTAATAATATGTGTGATTAGCGGTTCTATCGCAGTAGCATTTTTAACGCCGTATATTCGAGATATACCACAAATGTTGAGTGTTATTCTTGGAGTTATTTATTGGAGTATACCGATAGTTTATCCT contains:
- a CDS encoding ABC transporter permease; this encodes MIRYFFSKKYWRAIALLVKASIIRQNKDSFLGSLWGLIQPFIHIIVISYFFGFLLRQPREFMVMNLVGGIPLWSFIVSSLTICSSSLVTRDQIIKKVRISKTFFPVADSLGQLYTLICSFSAMYFAFILLFPEKFSWQIVFMPILLLPLIICVISGSIAVAFLTPYIRDIPQMLSVILGVIYWSIPIVYPYSLIPESKKIYFEFNPFFLVIRPVQALVIDGTLPDMMLIVKSVIVAFITVCISYLIYRQFSKKVIYYL